A window of Pedobacter lusitanus contains these coding sequences:
- a CDS encoding methionine ABC transporter permease MetI, with translation MSESMILMMFKGTWETIVMTFVSGFFGFVIGLPTGVMLYLTRKGQVLENRTLNNTVSVLVNVFRSIPFIILIVWMIPFTRMLVGTSIGIEAALVPLSIGAAPFIARMVENSLIEVPGGLVEAARAMGATPFQIVYKVLLPEALPSLINTASITLITLVGYSAMGGAVGAGGLGQIGYQYGYVGYDVLVMNTVLIVLVVLVFAIQFTGDFIAKRVDHRK, from the coding sequence ATGTCTGAGTCTATGATTTTAATGATGTTCAAAGGAACATGGGAGACTATAGTCATGACCTTTGTCTCAGGCTTTTTCGGTTTTGTCATTGGACTGCCTACCGGCGTAATGCTTTATCTGACCCGTAAAGGCCAGGTACTGGAAAACAGAACATTGAATAATACGGTATCCGTTTTAGTGAATGTTTTTCGCTCTATTCCGTTTATCATCCTGATTGTATGGATGATACCTTTTACCCGTATGCTGGTTGGAACCTCCATCGGTATTGAAGCTGCTTTAGTACCTTTAAGTATTGGTGCGGCACCTTTTATTGCCAGAATGGTAGAGAACAGTCTGATAGAAGTTCCCGGCGGACTGGTTGAGGCTGCCAGAGCGATGGGCGCAACCCCTTTTCAGATCGTTTATAAGGTTTTACTGCCCGAAGCTTTGCCTTCACTGATCAATACAGCCTCTATTACACTGATCACACTGGTTGGTTATTCAGCTATGGGTGGTGCCGTTGGTGCAGGTGGATTAGGCCAGATCGGTTATCAGTATGGTTATGTAGGTTATGATGTACTGGTGATGAATACGGTGCTGATTGTACTGGTTGTACTGGTTTTTGCTATACAATTTACCGGTGATTTTATTGCTAAACGGGTGGATCACAGAAAATAA
- the metQ gene encoding methionine ABC transporter substrate-binding lipoprotein MetQ, which translates to MKLKIQLLAAVAVIASVTLYSCGGGAKKNDPNHIKVGVESGPEYAVAQAAQKVAREKFGLEVELVQFNDFVMPNEALSQGDLDANVFQNKPYLDVQTKQRGYKFAIQGNTFVFPLAGYSRKIKKIEELKEGNTIIIPNDPTNGGRALLLLQKSGLLKLKEGVGLLPTVNDIVDNPKKIKILELEAPQLPRALDDQNVTIAVINNTFATSVGLIADRDGLIVEDKKSPYVNIIVSREDNKDEEKIKKFVKAFQSDEVAEAAAKVFKGGAVKGW; encoded by the coding sequence ATGAAACTAAAAATTCAATTACTGGCAGCTGTAGCTGTTATCGCTTCAGTTACGCTTTACAGCTGTGGTGGCGGAGCTAAAAAGAATGATCCGAATCATATCAAAGTTGGTGTAGAATCAGGTCCGGAATACGCCGTTGCACAGGCAGCACAGAAAGTAGCCAGAGAAAAATTCGGATTAGAAGTAGAACTGGTACAATTTAACGATTTCGTTATGCCAAATGAGGCATTAAGTCAGGGTGATCTGGATGCCAATGTGTTCCAGAATAAACCATATCTTGATGTACAGACTAAACAACGTGGTTATAAGTTTGCTATCCAGGGTAATACATTCGTTTTCCCATTGGCAGGTTATTCCAGAAAGATCAAGAAAATTGAAGAACTGAAAGAAGGAAATACGATCATTATCCCGAACGATCCGACTAACGGAGGCAGAGCTTTACTTCTTTTACAAAAATCAGGATTACTGAAATTAAAAGAAGGTGTTGGCTTGTTACCTACAGTAAATGACATTGTAGACAACCCGAAAAAGATAAAAATTCTGGAACTTGAGGCACCTCAGTTGCCAAGAGCGCTGGATGATCAGAATGTAACTATTGCAGTGATCAATAATACTTTTGCTACATCAGTAGGATTGATTGCTGACCGTGACGGATTGATTGTAGAAGATAAAAAATCACCTTATGTAAACATCATTGTATCCAGAGAAGATAATAAGGATGAAGAGAAGATTAAAAAGTTTGTAAAGGCATTTCAGTCTGATGAAGTGGCCGAAGCTGCCGCTAAAGTATTTAAAGGCGGAGCTGTTAAAGGCTGGTAA
- a CDS encoding DUF5655 domain-containing protein translates to MEYEDQLLKEFMAKKSAHAIILFEELNEAFQQIGKISFHPAKTMIAFSARINFAYVIQMGKDFIDVVFPFKEVYEDNLCFRKIKQVPGSNDYNHHIRIYAKEDLNEEVRMYMKKAYENGL, encoded by the coding sequence ATGGAATACGAAGATCAGCTGCTTAAAGAGTTTATGGCTAAAAAATCAGCACATGCTATCATCCTTTTCGAGGAATTAAACGAAGCATTCCAGCAGATAGGAAAGATTAGTTTTCATCCTGCCAAAACCATGATTGCTTTTTCTGCGAGAATCAATTTTGCCTATGTTATACAAATGGGCAAAGATTTCATTGACGTTGTTTTTCCCTTTAAAGAGGTCTATGAGGATAATCTGTGTTTCCGGAAAATAAAACAGGTTCCCGGCAGTAATGACTATAATCACCATATCCGCATTTATGCTAAAGAGGATCTGAATGAAGAGGTCAGGATGTATATGAAAAAAGCTTATGAAAATGGTCTGTAA
- a CDS encoding helix-turn-helix transcriptional regulator — MGMALCDEYGKWTEIGGIADYSGLLPPFVTERKEKYNFPSFDAELTHLTLPNIYIVFGDMRIKNHRLRFRSTDEPDFVELHFSLAGGGSMENHINGHIHEFKPLQHNLLYSPEFDGVGQYNPNVPYQFFEIHFQIAYFLELVKDVGGLLAVFCKNIQKHQFSDLSDSNLRMTFAMQQCIREIINCDFSGGLKLIFLQAKCMELLSLQAQAFEQLAKKNTKSVLKSAYEKDCIHYAREYLTAHIHTPPSLAELARIAGINEFKLKNGFKELFDTTVFGYLSDVKLMEAREQLLSGIPIKAISENMGYSSVQHFNTAFSKKFGISPGKVKLN, encoded by the coding sequence ATGGGAATGGCTTTATGTGATGAATATGGTAAATGGACTGAAATTGGTGGAATCGCCGATTATTCAGGTCTGTTACCACCATTCGTGACTGAGCGCAAAGAAAAATACAACTTCCCTTCCTTTGATGCAGAACTAACGCACCTGACTTTACCCAATATCTATATCGTATTTGGGGATATGAGAATCAAAAACCACAGACTCCGCTTCCGTTCAACGGATGAGCCCGACTTTGTGGAACTCCATTTTTCTCTGGCCGGAGGTGGTTCTATGGAGAACCATATTAATGGTCATATCCATGAATTTAAACCTTTACAACATAACCTGCTTTACAGTCCTGAATTTGATGGTGTTGGTCAGTATAATCCAAATGTACCTTATCAGTTCTTTGAGATTCATTTTCAGATAGCCTATTTTCTTGAACTGGTCAAAGATGTGGGTGGTTTATTGGCTGTATTTTGTAAAAATATACAGAAACACCAGTTTTCGGACCTGTCTGACAGTAATTTGAGAATGACTTTTGCAATGCAACAGTGTATTCGTGAGATTATAAACTGCGATTTTTCAGGGGGATTGAAACTGATATTCTTACAGGCAAAATGTATGGAATTACTGAGTCTGCAGGCACAGGCCTTTGAACAGCTCGCTAAAAAAAACACGAAGTCTGTATTGAAATCTGCCTACGAGAAAGATTGTATTCATTATGCCAGAGAATACCTGACTGCCCATATACACACCCCACCTTCTTTAGCCGAATTAGCCAGAATAGCAGGCATCAATGAATTCAAGTTAAAGAATGGCTTTAAAGAGCTTTTTGACACCACTGTTTTTGGGTATTTAAGCGACGTGAAACTGATGGAGGCCAGAGAACAATTGCTTTCGGGCATTCCGATCAAAGCCATCTCAGAGAATATGGGTTATTCTTCTGTACAGCATTTTAACACGGCATTCAGCAAAAAATTCGGTATTTCTCCGGGCAAAGTCAAACTGAATTAA
- a CDS encoding ABC transporter ATP-binding protein, with the protein MSTTKPKNGIGRLLQIAGKEKLLLSVSAVLAVIHSLLTIIPYILVYYIVQAMLEPPVDTTQMINYIWQAVLAMIAAYALLYAAGVTSHIAAFNILYQLRKQMAEKLGRLPIGFINQNNSGALKKIMADDVERIENFIAHSIPDFVKGITLPVVTLIYLFTVNWILALSSCLPIILLAVFMPVFFSKARNSELTAYHNALENMNSGIVEFVRAMPVIKIFGHTADSFAQYSGSVYRFRDMVVTYIRSSAPGYGVFVSFISNASLPVLALGFYLYFNGGLSLAVFFLFLILGVGYIRPLFALSNMGPQISLINHGVKRLDEILFSQEQETTGEDELTDDFSIEFDQVSFSYDEQTLVLNGVSFAVPQGSITALVGPSGSGKSTAAQLISRFWDVKYGTVSIGKLDIRELRPEELMKHVSFVFQDSFMFQQTIFENIRMGMDKIEKEIIAAAKAAQCHNFIEQLPAGYQTLWGENGVHLSGGEQQRIQLARAILKDSPILILDEATAFSDPENENLIQEAFNELITNKTVIVIAHRLSTITSCDQIVVLDRGRVAGIGKHEELLDDCKLYQQLWNAHTRAKEFALSENITVTQPLSS; encoded by the coding sequence ATGAGTACTACAAAACCTAAAAACGGTATTGGCAGGTTACTGCAGATTGCCGGAAAAGAAAAATTACTATTGAGTGTATCAGCAGTACTGGCTGTTATCCATTCGCTGCTTACCATTATTCCTTACATACTGGTCTATTATATAGTCCAGGCTATGCTGGAGCCACCTGTTGACACCACTCAGATGATTAATTATATCTGGCAGGCTGTGCTGGCTATGATTGCTGCATATGCTTTATTGTATGCCGCAGGAGTGACTTCACATATCGCAGCATTTAATATTTTATATCAGCTGCGGAAACAAATGGCCGAAAAACTGGGCCGGTTACCTATAGGCTTTATCAATCAGAATAATTCCGGGGCGCTGAAAAAAATAATGGCAGACGATGTAGAGCGCATCGAAAACTTCATTGCACACAGTATTCCTGATTTTGTCAAAGGAATTACACTGCCGGTAGTAACACTGATTTATCTGTTTACTGTAAATTGGATACTGGCGCTGAGCAGCTGTCTGCCTATCATTCTGCTGGCAGTATTTATGCCCGTCTTTTTCAGTAAAGCAAGAAACAGTGAGTTAACGGCCTATCATAACGCACTGGAAAATATGAACTCGGGTATTGTAGAGTTTGTCAGAGCTATGCCCGTGATTAAGATTTTCGGGCATACTGCAGATAGTTTTGCGCAGTACAGCGGATCAGTATATCGTTTCAGAGATATGGTGGTGACCTATATCCGCAGTTCTGCTCCGGGATATGGCGTCTTTGTCAGTTTTATCAGTAATGCCTCTCTGCCTGTTCTGGCACTTGGCTTCTATTTGTATTTTAACGGAGGACTAAGTCTGGCTGTGTTTTTTCTGTTCCTGATTCTGGGTGTGGGTTATATCCGTCCGTTGTTTGCCTTAAGTAATATGGGGCCGCAGATTTCACTGATTAACCACGGGGTGAAACGGCTGGATGAAATTCTGTTCAGTCAGGAACAGGAAACTACAGGCGAAGATGAGCTGACTGATGACTTTAGTATTGAATTTGATCAGGTATCTTTCAGTTATGATGAGCAGACACTTGTACTGAATGGTGTTAGTTTTGCTGTCCCGCAAGGTAGTATTACTGCGCTGGTTGGTCCGTCAGGGTCTGGTAAATCCACCGCTGCACAGCTGATTTCCCGTTTCTGGGATGTAAAATATGGTACTGTTTCTATTGGTAAACTGGACATCAGAGAACTCCGGCCAGAAGAGCTCATGAAACATGTCTCTTTCGTTTTTCAGGATAGCTTCATGTTTCAGCAGACTATTTTTGAGAACATCCGTATGGGGATGGACAAAATAGAGAAAGAGATTATTGCGGCAGCAAAAGCAGCACAATGCCATAACTTTATTGAACAGTTACCAGCTGGTTACCAAACATTGTGGGGAGAAAATGGAGTGCATCTCAGTGGTGGGGAGCAACAGCGTATACAGCTGGCCAGAGCAATTCTAAAAGATTCGCCGATTCTTATACTTGATGAAGCTACAGCCTTTAGTGATCCTGAAAATGAAAACCTGATCCAGGAAGCGTTTAATGAACTGATCACGAATAAAACTGTAATTGTCATTGCACATCGTTTAAGTACAATTACCAGTTGCGATCAGATCGTTGTACTGGACCGCGGACGAGTTGCCGGAATCGGAAAACATGAAGAATTACTGGACGATTGCAAACTGTATCAGCAGCTGTGGAATGCACATACCAGAGCTAAAGAATTTGCATTGTCTGAAAATATTACCGTAACCCAACCCCTTAGTAGTTAA
- a CDS encoding ABC transporter ATP-binding protein, whose translation MIKNLFFTFKTSPGLVRKSILLELLHGAFIAVPAGFLLLIIRELFSGNPVQSRLWNYIWIMIGLLIIQLFLAVKTIVTSNIMTYQLSTNLRVRLGNHLQRLSMGTFKQRDPGDLASVVLQDVANFEMIFGHTIANMASAIFATLIISVFLLITDWRLALVLLAALPICWLVIIGADYLVSRQGEKHVLARNQTGARFLEYVQGIRHIKSFGMTGKRFVSLDKALNDFRKASIRTEVIPGPLVIIAGMILELFFLLMIGIAITFFAQGSLAASALITFLIIGYRLYEPIKIVLVDYVILRYMNISLSRVIDVLRIKEQTAGKKLVPEKFDVVFENVSFGYHQEKNVLKNISFRVPENSLMALVGPSGSGKTTITSLVARFWDAGQGSVKIGGVDVKDMEPAEVYALISEVFQEVYLFDDTIFNNILFGRPDATEDEVIQAADLAQVLDFAWELPNGLHSKAGEGGNQLSGGQKQRISIARALLKDAPIVLLDEATASLDPENEIYIQQAIQELVKNKTVIVVAHKLTTIKNANQILVLKDGALAEEGTHQDLITANGLYHQLWNIQQQVGGWKIKRIDLG comes from the coding sequence ATGATAAAGAATCTCTTCTTCACGTTTAAAACCTCACCCGGACTGGTACGTAAAAGCATCTTGCTTGAATTGCTCCATGGTGCTTTCATCGCAGTTCCTGCAGGATTTCTCCTGCTGATTATCCGCGAATTGTTTAGTGGTAATCCCGTTCAGTCCCGTCTGTGGAATTATATCTGGATCATGATTGGTCTGCTGATTATCCAGTTGTTCCTGGCCGTAAAAACCATAGTGACCAGTAATATCATGACTTATCAGCTCTCCACCAATTTAAGAGTCCGTTTGGGTAATCATTTACAACGGTTGTCTATGGGGACTTTTAAACAGCGTGATCCCGGAGATCTGGCTTCGGTTGTTTTACAGGATGTAGCCAATTTTGAAATGATTTTCGGACATACTATAGCTAATATGGCTTCTGCTATCTTTGCTACACTGATTATTTCTGTGTTTTTATTGATAACCGACTGGCGTCTGGCGCTGGTCCTGCTGGCCGCATTGCCGATTTGCTGGCTGGTCATTATAGGTGCCGATTACCTGGTTAGCAGACAAGGTGAAAAACACGTGCTGGCCAGAAACCAGACCGGAGCCCGTTTTCTGGAGTACGTACAGGGTATCCGTCATATCAAATCGTTTGGAATGACCGGTAAACGTTTTGTCAGCCTGGATAAGGCGCTGAATGATTTTCGTAAAGCAAGCATCCGTACCGAAGTGATACCAGGGCCACTGGTCATTATTGCAGGGATGATACTCGAATTATTCTTTTTACTGATGATCGGTATAGCGATTACTTTTTTTGCTCAGGGGAGTCTGGCTGCATCTGCACTGATTACCTTTTTAATTATCGGGTACCGTCTTTATGAACCGATCAAAATCGTCCTGGTTGATTATGTAATTCTGCGTTACATGAATATCAGTTTAAGCAGGGTCATCGATGTACTGCGGATCAAAGAACAGACGGCCGGTAAAAAACTGGTGCCTGAAAAATTTGATGTCGTTTTTGAGAACGTAAGTTTTGGTTATCATCAGGAAAAGAATGTATTGAAAAACATCTCTTTTCGTGTCCCGGAAAATAGTCTGATGGCATTGGTCGGGCCTTCCGGTTCAGGGAAAACCACCATTACTTCATTAGTGGCCCGCTTTTGGGATGCCGGACAGGGGAGCGTGAAAATTGGCGGAGTTGACGTAAAAGATATGGAGCCGGCAGAGGTATATGCTTTAATCAGCGAAGTCTTTCAGGAGGTATACCTGTTTGATGATACTATTTTTAACAACATTCTGTTTGGCAGACCAGACGCAACCGAAGATGAAGTTATTCAGGCAGCCGATCTGGCACAGGTACTTGATTTTGCCTGGGAATTACCTAACGGACTTCATTCCAAAGCAGGAGAGGGTGGTAATCAGCTTTCCGGAGGACAAAAACAAAGAATCAGTATCGCCCGTGCTTTATTGAAAGATGCTCCTATAGTTTTACTGGATGAAGCAACTGCCTCTCTCGATCCGGAAAACGAGATTTATATACAGCAAGCTATTCAGGAACTCGTGAAAAATAAAACAGTAATTGTTGTGGCACATAAGTTAACCACAATCAAAAATGCAAATCAGATCCTGGTGCTTAAAGATGGTGCTTTAGCCGAAGAAGGTACACACCAGGATCTGATAACGGCAAATGGTCTGTACCATCAGCTGTGGAATATTCAGCAGCAGGTGGGAGGCTGGAAAATAAAGCGTATTGATCTTGGTTAA
- a CDS encoding NTP transferase domain-containing protein, with the protein MSRVPELYGLVLAGGKSTRMGRDKGLINWYDKPQREHVADLLKSYCQQIFISCRAEQQKEIEQDGYTPLADFYKDSGPLGGILSAFKQNKDAAWLVVACDLPLIDRQHLDYLCAQRNPAVMATAFTGTDGLPEPLVTIWEPSASPVLTASLEKGLSSPRNVLLRNEITLLKPFHQMVLSNVNSRDEAEKIRKMYFKAE; encoded by the coding sequence ATGTCCCGCGTTCCTGAATTATACGGATTGGTCCTGGCAGGAGGAAAGAGTACCCGGATGGGCCGTGATAAAGGGCTGATTAACTGGTATGATAAACCTCAGCGTGAACATGTGGCTGATTTGCTGAAGTCTTATTGTCAGCAGATATTTATTTCCTGCCGTGCAGAGCAGCAAAAGGAAATAGAGCAGGATGGTTATACACCGCTTGCCGATTTTTATAAGGACTCAGGACCCCTTGGAGGAATTTTATCTGCATTTAAACAAAATAAGGATGCGGCATGGCTGGTTGTTGCCTGCGACTTACCTTTAATAGACCGGCAGCATTTGGATTATCTGTGTGCGCAAAGAAATCCCGCCGTGATGGCAACTGCTTTTACCGGTACAGATGGCCTGCCGGAACCTTTAGTTACCATATGGGAGCCTTCTGCCAGCCCGGTACTCACTGCTTCACTTGAAAAAGGACTGTCTTCTCCGCGCAATGTACTGCTCAGAAACGAAATCACGCTGTTAAAGCCTTTTCATCAAATGGTACTGAGCAATGTAAACAGCAGGGACGAGGCTGAGAAAATCAGAAAGATGTATTTCAAAGCTGAATAA
- a CDS encoding RNA polymerase sigma factor produces the protein MIKTFEFDFFYLLRSDKNKAFEKLFEEFWQPLYRKAYSKVQSEDLAKDLVQDVFVAFWDNLDTLTQDANIPAYLHGILRNKILKIFEKDAVRLKHALQICPADALLDFCSHERFLEKELKLIIEGEVNRMPSRMKEIYVLKKDDNFSIKQIAEELGLSEQTIKNQLQNAYHRLRLKLREYNPDLAVIFLLLTKILFFFKSI, from the coding sequence ATGATTAAAACGTTTGAATTTGATTTTTTTTATCTTCTCAGATCAGACAAAAATAAAGCATTTGAAAAACTGTTTGAAGAATTCTGGCAACCCCTGTACAGAAAGGCTTATAGTAAAGTGCAGTCTGAAGATCTGGCCAAGGATCTGGTACAGGATGTCTTTGTTGCCTTTTGGGATAACCTGGATACTTTAACCCAAGACGCTAATATTCCTGCTTATTTACATGGTATTCTAAGAAATAAGATTCTTAAGATTTTCGAGAAAGATGCGGTGCGGTTAAAACATGCCCTGCAAATCTGTCCGGCAGATGCTTTGCTTGATTTTTGTTCCCATGAAAGATTTCTGGAAAAAGAGCTGAAGTTAATTATCGAAGGAGAGGTCAACCGTATGCCTTCAAGAATGAAAGAGATCTATGTCTTAAAAAAAGATGATAACTTTTCGATCAAACAAATTGCCGAAGAACTGGGGCTTTCAGAACAGACCATCAAGAATCAGCTGCAAAATGCCTATCACAGGCTGAGGCTGAAATTAAGGGAATACAACCCTGATCTGGCAGTGATTTTTTTACTACTGACTAAAATTTTGTTTTTTTTCAAATCCATCTAG
- a CDS encoding FecR family protein, with protein MDQEQFRAIIARYNNHTATTEERMLVESWYKQLGADETGKGSSDLSAQLYQGIKKQIGIAEPEETEPEEAEPVTVQPRKLKKIYPWIAAAAVLCMLFSVTILYFKPASRPGHSFASAENQTQILPGTNKAILTLADGSRISLTDAGNGQVAKQAGVIVTKTKNGGLIYQVTGDNQGTARNNTISTPRGGQYQLLLADGTKIWLNANSSLTFPTAFPGNTRKVKLSGEAYFEVAKDKSKAFYVETDQTQVRVLGTHFNMMAYDDEKSEQTTLLEGSVEISKGTEKSLLKPGQQARTSASSQIRIHDLEDPERAIAWKNGYFLLEKSDLHGVMRQISRWYATDVVYQGEMPKKEYSGKIPRSVNVKTLLEMLAYSGIHCHIEDHKIIVSQR; from the coding sequence TTGGATCAGGAACAATTCAGGGCAATCATTGCCAGATACAATAATCATACAGCAACAACAGAAGAAAGAATGCTTGTTGAAAGCTGGTATAAGCAATTAGGAGCTGATGAAACCGGGAAAGGTTCTTCAGATCTCAGCGCGCAGCTTTACCAGGGAATTAAAAAACAGATCGGTATTGCTGAACCAGAAGAAACTGAACCAGAAGAAGCTGAGCCTGTAACTGTACAACCCCGTAAACTTAAAAAAATATATCCGTGGATTGCAGCAGCAGCAGTGCTGTGTATGCTGTTCAGTGTTACAATTCTTTATTTTAAACCGGCAAGCAGGCCCGGACATAGTTTTGCCAGCGCTGAAAATCAGACTCAGATCTTACCAGGTACAAATAAAGCTATTTTAACGCTGGCAGATGGAAGCCGTATCAGTCTGACCGATGCAGGAAATGGTCAGGTCGCCAAACAGGCCGGTGTTATTGTCACCAAGACTAAAAATGGCGGATTGATTTACCAGGTCACCGGTGATAATCAGGGTACTGCCAGAAACAATACCATTTCTACTCCCCGTGGCGGGCAATATCAGCTGTTGCTGGCTGATGGTACAAAGATCTGGCTGAATGCTAACTCTTCTTTAACCTTTCCAACTGCATTTCCAGGGAACACCCGTAAAGTAAAACTGAGTGGTGAAGCCTATTTTGAGGTTGCAAAAGATAAATCCAAAGCTTTTTATGTAGAAACGGATCAGACCCAGGTCAGAGTTTTAGGAACACATTTCAATATGATGGCCTATGATGATGAAAAATCTGAGCAGACTACATTGCTGGAAGGGTCAGTAGAGATCAGCAAAGGAACGGAAAAATCATTGCTCAAACCCGGACAGCAAGCCAGAACCAGTGCTTCCAGCCAGATCCGCATACATGATCTGGAAGATCCGGAACGGGCGATTGCCTGGAAAAACGGATATTTCCTTTTGGAGAAATCAGATCTGCATGGCGTTATGCGGCAAATCTCAAGATGGTACGCTACTGATGTAGTTTATCAGGGTGAAATGCCTAAAAAGGAATATTCGGGTAAGATTCCCAGAAGTGTTAATGTGAAAACATTACTGGAGATGCTTGCCTATTCTGGCATTCACTGCCATATAGAAGATCATAAAATTATTGTGAGTCAGCGATAG